A region from the Lolium perenne isolate Kyuss_39 chromosome 4, Kyuss_2.0, whole genome shotgun sequence genome encodes:
- the LOC127328445 gene encoding uncharacterized protein has product MAGTQGRQLADGLLEPQPEAKKRKVDTSEEKQQAAGGAIIGTAPLPLRCPPYPKSGKRKDVAMWNRECRRISALAAAARKKDPRTSLPTVVKPKDPKTAGSVESPRDKALVRDAARSVVSVSSFAPDGSVIMECSGFVVGWNATSKCARILTSTLIMDIYDDPKPPKLHVLLPNKTILDGQLLFFNKHYGIALLEVHSSESDLPLHVPSFGSSPNYGQEVFVLARGPEESNLMARHGRIRWLEQPEDLDMNYLMLLSCEPPMYSTGGPVVDHDDGRVVGMYSLGGLSCTVFSITTILTCVQMWINFGRIARPAHGLRLRTMELLDVSLQERIFLDHGITRGYIVNHVPAESAAERLGIREGDVIVSFNELCDHTLPQLEDYLLSLGWGFLHRSVGSSPSSVDLKLEVYDLLERTTRSITLPVEFSDGYDWD; this is encoded by the coding sequence ATGGCGGGTACCCAGGGCAGGCAGCTGGCCGACGGCCTGTTAGAACCGCAGCCGGAGGCTAAAAAGCGCAAGGTGGATACATCGGAGGAGAAGCAGCAAGCAGCAGGAGGTGCTATCATCGGCACCGCGCCGCTCCCTCTTCGCTGCCCGCCGTACCCCAAGTCCGGGAAGCGGAAGGACGTGGCCATGTGGAACCGCGAGTGCAGGAGGATCTCCGCGCTTGCCGCTGCCGCTAGAAAGAAAGATCCCCGTACAAGTCTTCCTACCGTGGTGAAGCCCAAGGACCCGAAgaccgccggcagcgtggagagCCCACGCGACAAGGCGCTGGTCCGGGACGCGGCGCGCTCCGTCGTCAGTGTCTCCTCCTTCGCGCCCGACGGGAGCGTCATCATGGAGTGTAGCGGCTTCGTCGTCGGTTGGAACGCGACCAGCAAGTGCGCTAGAATACTCACCAGCACCTTGATCATGGACATATATGATGACCCCAAACCGCCTAAGCTACACGTTCTCTTGCCAAACAAGACCATTTTAGACGGACAGCTTCTGTTCTTCAACAAGCATTACGGAATCGCTTTACTGGAGGTCCACTCGTCAGAATCGGATTTGCCATTGCATGTCCCCTCTTTCGGGTCTAGCCCAAACTATGGCCAGGAGGTCTTCGTGCTGGCTAGGGGTCCCGAAGAGTCCAACCTCATGGCTAGGCATGGGAGAATCAGGTGGTTAGAACAGCCAGAGGACTTGGACATGAATTACCTCATGCTTCTTAGCTGCGAGCCCCCTATGTATAGCACGGGAGGACCGGTCGTTGATCATGATGACGGTCGTGTTGTCGGGATGTATTCATTAGGTGGCCTAAGCTGTACCGTTTTCAGCATCACCACCATTCTCACATGCGTCCAAATGTGGATCAACTTCGGTCGCATTGCTCGCCCCGCACATGGTTTGAGACTAAGGACGATGGAGCTGCTGGATGTGTCGCTCCAAGAGAGGATCTTCCTTGATCACGGCATCACCAGAGGCTATATTGTCAATCACGTACCAGCCGAGTCTGCTGCCGAGAGGCTTGGTATTAGGGAGGGAGATGTGATCGTTTCGTTCAATGAGCTGTGTGATCACACTCTGCCTCAGTTGGAGGATTATCTTCTCTCTCTTGGTTGGGGTTTCCTTCACAGAAGCGTTGGATCAAGCCCCAGTAGTGTGGATCTCAAGCTTGAGGTTTATGATCTCCTCGAACGTACTACCAGAAGCATTACCTTGCCTGTGGAGTTCTCTGATGGTTATGACTGGGACTAA